The segment GCATCTGCAAATGGCTGTTTTTCACATGCAGGGGCTATTAAAATAGCTGAAATCGACGGTAAAGTTGCCAATATGAAAGATCAGCTTTTGGATAATTACAGAAAAGGTGATGAAAAGGCTAAACTGGCTATCGATACATTGATTATGACAGTTGCTATGGAAATAGCAGGTCTTGATGTCGTATGTGAAAATGAAATCGAAGGCATTGTTTTAACAGGTTCTATCGGAAGTTCAACAGAACCGTTTAACTTTGAAGATGAAATCAATAAATATTTCAAAAACAAATACGATTTAAAAGTTATTTCAAAAGAATCCGGAGCTATTGGGGCAGCTCAAATAGCGATGGATGTTTACAACGGTAAAAAAGAGATTTTAGGAATTGAAGTTGATATTTAATTCCTATTTTTTGTCTTCTTTTAAACTGACAAATACTACATTTCCGCCTTTGATAGTTTCAAGGCCGTTTTCATTTTCAAGGACAATATTTAAATAATTATCAATAGCTATTACTTTTCCTTCGCTTTGATTATTATCTCTCAAATCAACACTGACGTACTTATTTTTAAATTGTGTAAAAAGTTTGTTTACATTATCTTGTTCGTGACTCATTTTTTCAAATCCTTGAATATATTATATTTTAATATTGATGTTCCAACTTTATATAGTTTAAGATTTATAATATATACTATGGCAATAAATCAATTAGAAAGTAATTTAGAAGCTATTACCCGTACTATAGCTCAATTAAAAAAAGACGGATGTACAGATGAAAAAATTTTAAACGAGCTCAGAGAAGAAAGAGAAAAAATACTTAAAGATTTAAACTTATAAGTATCTTAATCTAACCATTCTTTCAATAAACTCATATCACATGTTAAATCAATATTTAATGGTGTTATTGTAGTTTTATGAGCTTTACGCAATTCATAACCATCACTTCCAGGCACATCGGATTCATAAGGATCACCGCCAATCCAGTAGTATGGTTTTCCACGTGGGTCCAGGCGTGTTTCGATTACCGGAACATACATTCTTTTTCCAAGTCTGCAGACTTCAAACTCTTCATTTATTGGGGTTTCCGGAATATTGACATTTAATAAATCTATTCCTCCAGGCAGCCCTTTTTTTAATATTATTTTAGCTAATTTTCTAAGCATTTTTCCGGCAAAACTGAAATCAATCTGGTTTTCTCCGTTTTCAAATTTAATGTCGTCCTGTGTTACCTCCTGTGAGATTGCGATTGCAGGAATTCCAAAGCTTGCCGCTTCAATAGCCGCACCTAAAGTGCCTGATGTTGTAAGTTCTGCCCGACCCAGATTGTATCCTGTGTTGAT is part of the uncultured Methanobrevibacter sp. genome and harbors:
- a CDS encoding LSM domain-containing protein, yielding MSHEQDNVNKLFTQFKNKYVSVDLRDNNQSEGKVIAIDNYLNIVLENENGLETIKGGNVVFVSLKEDKK
- the surE gene encoding 5'/3'-nucleotidase SurE translates to MKALISNDDGITASGIFAAKKAVDDLCETYVVAPERQQSGIGHALTLYEPLRVNDYTLKDGSKGYGVSGTPTDAVTLGLFEILHDKPDLMISGINTGYNLGRAELTTSGTLGAAIEAASFGIPAIAISQEVTQDDIKFENGENQIDFSFAGKMLRKLAKIILKKGLPGGIDLLNVNIPETPINEEFEVCRLGKRMYVPVIETRLDPRGKPYYWIGGDPYESDVPGSDGYELRKAHKTTITPLNIDLTCDMSLLKEWLD